A stretch of Chitinophagaceae bacterium DNA encodes these proteins:
- the tig gene encoding trigger factor, with protein MATITREPIGQLHDKLTVKLNREDYLPSFEKKLKDYSKTANIPGFRKGMVPAGMIKKMYGSSIFTDEILKSVEKELYTWLNKERPEIFGQPLPLASDMQNMDINNPADYEFGFEIGLKPEYTLADLAKAKLTLHKVDVTDTMVDEEISRMQIKGGKMTEPGTVTNDENVLNLLFTESDKDANAVEGGVSKENSVILKYFTAAVQKKFMDKKVGDVVTVQLSKAFDEDKLAMFLQDLGFDKEDKEAGKKYFKLEIVKIGLVEKRELNEDFFREIYPAKEIKTLEELKAAIQEEIEAYWKAQSRNQLQDQIYHYLVDETKMDFPAEFLKRWLQTSGEKEKTADEAEAEFPGFSSQLKWTLISDKLVREQKLEVSNEELREYMKAEIMRYFGTMNLGEDTSWIESYIDRMMKDEKQVDASYRRLITDKLFNWLEEQVKSKEKTVTPEELNAMQHHHHH; from the coding sequence ATGGCAACAATTACAAGAGAGCCTATCGGCCAGCTGCATGATAAACTGACAGTAAAACTGAACAGGGAAGATTACCTGCCCTCTTTTGAGAAAAAACTGAAAGATTACAGCAAAACGGCAAACATCCCCGGGTTCCGGAAAGGAATGGTACCAGCCGGTATGATCAAAAAAATGTACGGCAGTTCCATATTTACCGATGAGATCCTGAAATCCGTGGAAAAGGAACTGTATACCTGGCTGAATAAGGAAAGGCCCGAGATCTTTGGCCAGCCATTGCCATTGGCCAGCGATATGCAGAACATGGATATCAATAACCCGGCCGATTATGAATTTGGTTTTGAGATAGGGCTGAAGCCGGAATATACCCTGGCCGACCTGGCAAAAGCAAAACTGACCCTGCATAAAGTAGACGTAACAGATACAATGGTGGATGAAGAGATCAGCCGTATGCAGATCAAGGGTGGTAAAATGACCGAACCCGGAACGGTTACCAATGATGAGAATGTACTCAACCTGCTCTTTACGGAAAGCGATAAGGATGCTAATGCAGTTGAAGGGGGCGTATCAAAAGAAAACTCTGTGATACTGAAATATTTTACTGCTGCGGTACAGAAGAAATTCATGGACAAGAAGGTTGGCGATGTGGTTACGGTGCAGTTAAGCAAGGCTTTTGATGAAGACAAGCTGGCGATGTTCTTGCAGGACCTGGGATTTGATAAGGAAGATAAAGAAGCCGGTAAAAAATACTTCAAGCTTGAAATCGTTAAGATAGGCCTCGTTGAAAAGCGTGAACTGAATGAGGATTTTTTCAGGGAGATCTACCCTGCGAAGGAAATTAAAACACTGGAAGAACTGAAAGCTGCCATCCAAGAAGAGATCGAAGCATATTGGAAGGCGCAAAGCCGCAACCAGTTGCAGGACCAGATATACCATTACCTGGTTGACGAGACCAAAATGGATTTCCCGGCAGAATTCTTAAAGCGCTGGCTGCAGACAAGCGGCGAAAAGGAAAAGACCGCAGATGAGGCGGAGGCTGAGTTTCCGGGCTTCAGCAGCCAGTTAAAATGGACATTGATCAGCGATAAACTGGTCAGGGAACAAAAGCTGGAAGTAAGCAATGAAGAGCTGCGGGAATATATGAAAGCAGAGATCATGCGTTATTTTGGTACCATGAACCTGGGAGAAGATACCAGCTGGATCGAAAGTTATATCGACCGGATGATGAAGGACGAGAAGCAGGTGGATGCCAGTTACCGCCGTTTGATAACGGATAAACTATTCAACTGGCTGGAAGAACAGGTAAAGTCTAAAGAGAAGACAGTGACCCCGGAGGAGCTGAATGCCATGCAGCATCATCACCATCATTGA
- a CDS encoding Rne/Rng family ribonuclease, translating into MTKELIINAAPQGVEIALLEDKKLVELHSEKADSSFGVGDLYLGKVKKLIPGLNAAFIDVGFEKDAFLHYTDLSPYVRSILKFTTEAINDKSPNGADFSKFRVEPEIVKTGKIAEVLNGRPNILVQILKEPIAAKGPRLSCELSLPGRFVVVTPFNDIIAISRKIHSSDERKRLHKIIEAIKPKNLGVIVRTAAEGKHTAELHEDLLSLVATWKTIQTNLKGATPPARILSEQGKTTSILRDLLNEDFNRIVVNDKNIFADTKSYIQRIAPDKADIVTYYNNGSPVFDSFGITKQVKAAFGKTVNLPSGAYLIIEHTEALHVIDVNSGYKSVSNNQEQNALETNLEAAEEIARQLRLRDLGGIIVVDFIDMKLAENKKKLADAMDKFMRPDRAKHAILAISKFGLMQVTRQRMKPEMNINTSEVCPSCNGTGKISSTLILEDEIEKNLSYLIMQKHTGLTIEVHPILHAYLTKGFLFSRLSKWRRKYKQRIKLKVNSNYHLTEFHFFDDSDEEIKL; encoded by the coding sequence TTGACCAAGGAGCTGATTATAAATGCTGCCCCACAGGGAGTTGAAATTGCCCTGCTGGAAGATAAGAAGCTGGTGGAACTGCACAGCGAAAAAGCTGATTCCAGTTTCGGCGTGGGAGATCTTTACCTCGGCAAGGTCAAAAAGCTCATACCCGGCCTCAACGCTGCATTCATAGACGTTGGTTTTGAAAAAGATGCTTTTCTGCATTACACCGACCTTAGCCCCTATGTTCGTTCCATCCTGAAATTCACCACCGAAGCGATCAATGATAAATCCCCAAATGGTGCTGATTTTTCAAAGTTCAGGGTAGAGCCTGAAATTGTTAAAACGGGCAAAATAGCGGAAGTACTCAACGGCCGCCCGAATATCCTGGTCCAGATATTAAAAGAACCCATTGCCGCAAAGGGGCCAAGGCTCAGTTGTGAGCTTTCCCTGCCAGGCCGGTTTGTGGTTGTTACCCCTTTCAATGACATCATTGCCATTTCCCGGAAGATCCATTCTTCCGACGAAAGAAAAAGACTGCACAAGATCATTGAGGCGATCAAACCTAAGAACCTGGGCGTAATTGTACGAACAGCCGCAGAAGGGAAACACACGGCCGAACTGCATGAAGACCTGTTGAGCCTGGTGGCCACATGGAAAACAATTCAAACCAATTTAAAAGGAGCAACTCCTCCAGCCAGGATATTGAGTGAGCAGGGAAAGACCACCAGCATCCTCCGGGACCTGCTGAATGAGGACTTTAACAGGATCGTGGTCAATGACAAAAACATTTTTGCCGATACCAAATCATACATCCAGCGCATTGCACCGGATAAGGCCGATATCGTTACGTATTACAACAACGGTTCACCGGTTTTTGACAGCTTTGGGATCACCAAGCAGGTTAAGGCAGCTTTTGGTAAAACGGTTAACCTGCCAAGCGGAGCCTACCTGATCATTGAACACACCGAAGCATTACATGTTATTGATGTGAACAGCGGTTATAAAAGCGTAAGCAATAACCAGGAACAGAATGCCCTGGAAACAAACCTGGAAGCTGCAGAAGAAATTGCACGCCAGTTGAGGCTGCGGGACCTGGGTGGTATCATTGTGGTGGACTTTATTGATATGAAACTGGCCGAGAACAAGAAGAAACTGGCCGATGCCATGGACAAATTCATGCGGCCAGACAGGGCCAAACACGCCATCCTGGCCATCAGCAAATTTGGCCTGATGCAGGTGACCCGGCAACGCATGAAGCCGGAAATGAATATCAACACCAGCGAAGTTTGCCCAAGTTGTAACGGTACCGGTAAAATATCATCCACCCTTATACTGGAAGATGAAATAGAAAAGAACCTCAGTTACCTCATCATGCAAAAACATACGGGGCTGACGATCGAGGTACATCCCATCCTGCACGCTTATCTTACAAAGGGATTCTTATTCTCCCGACTTTCTAAATGGCGGCGCAAATACAAGCAACGGATCAAACTGAAAGTAAACTCCAACTATCATTTAACAGAGTTTCATTTCTTTGATGATAGTGATGAAGAGATAAAGCTATAA
- a CDS encoding tetratricopeptide repeat protein, producing MKKQLILVISGLILVTLLFYFGRTVAPKSKSSTPAVNSAGKQAFNISGFIEAEKKRLTPSQVLAVAKLENSVIRGDVSEQQVKANGQLAEFWKDSVRLFEPYAYYMAEAAKLDKSEKNLTFAAQLFLDNLRSEQDEAKLNWKAEQAIALFEKAIELNPGNDDLKVGLGSCYILGKGRVGGTEETMKGIQQLLSVARKDSNNMKAQLMLGVGGYISGQYDKAVERLLKVVKAQPDNLEAIAFLADAYAAKGNRDEAIKWYQISKRLANDPHYSKEVDERIKSLR from the coding sequence GTGAAGAAGCAATTAATACTGGTCATCAGCGGCCTCATTTTAGTAACCCTCCTTTTTTATTTCGGAAGAACCGTTGCCCCAAAAAGCAAATCAAGTACCCCGGCAGTGAACAGCGCCGGCAAACAGGCATTTAATATCTCCGGCTTTATCGAAGCCGAGAAAAAACGCCTTACCCCCTCGCAGGTCCTGGCAGTGGCAAAATTAGAAAACAGTGTAATACGTGGTGATGTTTCGGAGCAACAGGTGAAAGCCAATGGGCAACTGGCCGAATTCTGGAAGGACAGTGTTCGTTTATTTGAGCCCTATGCATATTATATGGCCGAAGCGGCTAAATTGGATAAGTCAGAAAAAAACCTCACCTTTGCTGCCCAATTATTTTTAGACAACCTTCGTTCGGAACAAGACGAGGCAAAGCTGAATTGGAAAGCAGAGCAGGCTATTGCTCTGTTTGAAAAGGCGATTGAACTTAACCCGGGTAATGACGACCTTAAAGTAGGTTTAGGCAGTTGCTATATCCTGGGAAAAGGCAGGGTGGGTGGCACCGAAGAAACAATGAAGGGCATCCAGCAACTTTTATCGGTTGCCAGGAAAGACTCCAACAACATGAAAGCACAATTAATGCTGGGCGTAGGAGGTTATATTTCAGGGCAATATGATAAAGCGGTTGAGCGTTTACTGAAAGTGGTAAAAGCCCAGCCAGACAACCTGGAAGCCATTGCTTTCTTAGCCGATGCATATGCTGCAAAAGGAAACAGGGACGAGGCGATAAAGTGGTATCAGATAAGTAAACGGCTGGCAAACGATCCGCATTACAGCAAAGAAGTGGATGAGCGGATCAAATCATTGAGGTAA
- a CDS encoding integration host factor subunit beta codes for MRKADLINQISDKTGIPKVDVLVTLETMFKEVKSSLANGENIYIRGFGSFITKKRAAKIGRNIKKNIAVEIPEHFIPAFKPAKEFMQEIKSSKNIKENTEKVDDSEE; via the coding sequence ATGAGAAAAGCCGACCTTATTAATCAAATATCAGACAAAACGGGTATCCCCAAAGTGGATGTTTTGGTCACACTTGAAACGATGTTCAAAGAAGTCAAGAGTTCACTGGCCAATGGGGAAAACATCTACATACGTGGATTCGGCAGTTTTATCACAAAAAAAAGAGCTGCCAAGATTGGCCGAAATATTAAGAAAAATATAGCTGTGGAAATTCCCGAACACTTTATTCCTGCTTTCAAACCAGCTAAAGAGTTTATGCAGGAAATAAAATCTTCAAAAAACATTAAAGAGAACACCGAAAAAGTGGACGACAGCGAAGAGTAG